A window of Ignatzschineria indica genomic DNA:
GAAGAAGGTCTTGTTGTTACAGGTAAGGCAGAGTCAGGCTCTACTGTTGAAGTCACGGATAGCAATGGTGAAGTGATTGGTAGCGGCACTGCAAATGAACAAGGGGAGTATGAAATCACACTTGATCGCCCAGTGACGGATGGTGAAACAGTCGATGTTACGGCAACTGATGAAGCGGGTAACACTTCAGAGAAGACGCCTATAACCGGTGAGAAGGATACGGTTGCACCAGAAGCACCGACAGCAGAGATCGATGAAGAAGGTCTTGTTGTTACAGGTAAGGCAGAGTCAGGCTCTA
This region includes:
- a CDS encoding Ig-like domain-containing protein yields the protein PPRSTIYPETVLVGATDEAGNTSEKTPITGEKDTVAPEAPTAEIDEEGLVVTGKAESGSTVEVTDSNGEVIGSGTANEQGEYEITLDRPVTDGETVDVTATDEAGNTSEKTPITGEKDTVAPEAPTAEIDEEGLVVTGKAESGSTVEVTDSNGEVIGSGTANEQGEYEITLDRPXTNVDIV